The Triticum aestivum cultivar Chinese Spring chromosome 6D, IWGSC CS RefSeq v2.1, whole genome shotgun sequence genomic sequence ATTTACAGGTTTTTAGCAAGATTAGCACAAATATTGAATGGTAGAAGCATAAGTTGCTTTCAGCTTCCAAATGTACACATTAAGCTATCTAGTTGACATTCTAGTTGGTTCAAGCTAGTTTTTCAGGCAGTCGTCTTCAACTTCCAACTGTTAAGTTCTCATTATGAGAAAAAAAAAGTGTACTGGAGATATGAACTAGCACTGCCACCATACACTTTTTACATATGTCAACAGGCATGTAGCATTGAAATTCAGTGCAATTATTATGCAAAGCATTCGGCAAACTTGGCTACACAAGCAGAACTAGTGGCATAAACTAAACTAGATACGGCAAGCAAATGTTTCCAGATCATAACAACTACATAAACACCATTATACAAGCATTGGGACAGGGCGCCACACTGCAAAATTGCAATATATAGCAGAAATCATCAAGCAGCAAAATAAATTAGTGATATGGCATAAATTAACAATTGTTAGCTTAAACCTAACGGATGTGAACAACATTTCATCAACTATTATAAAGAACAAGCTGATTTTGTTATACCCACGGTGTCAAAGCATGCTGTTACCTCCAGTATAGACACTTTCAAATGGTTGATGTAAACTGGTAGCAAAACGGATTTGGAAGCGGAGTTGAGATCAGTTTGCTCCATACGCCAGCCTCCGATGAGTAAACGCAGGCGACTATGTTTTGTTTGTCTCTGCCCACTAAGACCACTTGGAAGTGGCGGATGGCCCCGGCAGCGCGAAGCACCGCCCCGGCGATCTCCTTCTTCGTGTCAAACCCTAGGGGAATGTCCAGGCGGTGCTGGTCTCCGGTGACGGGGTCCCAGACCAGGACCTTGCTCCACAACGGGAGGAACATGAGCAGGAGGCCGTGGCGGCAGCTGAGGAGCCTGAAGCGGCCGCGGTCGCCGAGCTCCAAGGAGAAGCGCTCGGCGGGGAGACGGTTGGGGGCCTCCAGAGTAGGCACGAAGGAGACGGTCGCCCTCCGCtggtccgtgatgaagcagccgaGGATGGAagggcggaggcggtggtggaggaggaagcGGCCGACGAAGCCGGGGTCGGAGACGAGgcggcgccagcgggtgcagacgGCGGAGGCGCGCGGGAGGGAGGACGGATCcggggggaggcggaggaggatctcgtCGAGCAGGTCGTCGTCGTCGAGCGGCGGCGCCGAcgtcgggcggaggcggcggccgaagctcgccgtCATCTCGCCCTCCTCGCTTGCTCTGTGCGGGTGGGGTGTGGTGGACTCGAACTGCAGGTTGGCCGGACACTGGAGAAGAGAAAACCGAGGCTGCGAGTGAGATTTGAAGCCCAATAGTTTTCTCTGTAGAGGGGAGGGAAGCCCACGATAGCTAAGACGAAAGCCCACTGTACTCAACCTTCGTCTAAGTTAGCAATAAGATTCACCACTAAAAAAAAAAGTTAGCAATAAGAttcgtttctcaaaaaaaaagctaGCAATAAGATTCACCTGTCAAAAAAAAAGCTAGCATAAGATTGTCTTCCAAAAAAAACTAGCATAAGAtttcttctaaaaaaattatatCTTCTAAAAAAAGTTAGCATAagatttgtctcaaaaaaaagctAGCATAGGATTCTCTTCAACTCAAAAAAAAAACTAGCATAAGATTCTTAAAAAAACTAGGAATACGTACACCTAAAAAAACTAGGCCCGCATGACCACGGCCCACTTAAACCCTGGTGGGCTAGTTTCACCACAAGAAAGCTAACCATCCGAGCACTCAGTTCACTCAAGGAAGAATATTTGGAACTTCAGTAGTCATTATTCAAGATATGAAGAGAAGGATGCAATCTTTTGCATCAATGGAGGTTGTCCATGAGAAGAGAAGTATACCGATAACATACTGATGACGTGATCACATAGTGTTTCATATGTTGGGTCTATCCAATACCATTGTTATCCTCGCAATATTTTCTCATTTTTTTGGCATCCTTCTTAACAATAACAATGTCCATGGTTACAAAAACAAAACCATAAAACTCTAAGTGAGACAGTCTAGAGGCATGACTAGAGATATGATTGGTGTTTATCTTTCCACACATGCAAACATGTCTCTGAATCTAACATTCAAGAATCATTGCAATTGTAGCACTAAAAACAAACTTAATTCTGAACATGAAAATAGAATAAATAAttacctctaggacatatttccagcaaactctcacttgcactagagtcagtaatctagtcaATGCATAAGAGCATCTACATGGCACCTCATACCCGCCTCAAACGCCCAAGCAGATGGTTCGGTCACTGGTCGGTAAAAAAAGCGACCTAGTCGGGCGcctcaaaccggcctcaaacgcccgggctgaccgacaCTCCTCATATGCAGCTCAAATCCAGGGCGGATATGGGAGGCCCAGGCACGTCCGCAATATCAGTGAGCCATTGTCGTTGATAGGAAGTAATGGCATTGAGTTCATCTGGCTCATGTAATCCAGATAGTGGTGCATCAGTTGCCCTATTCGCTGAGCCTTTTATTGGATGGTATATTGTAATCCCATGAGCTTGAGGAAAGGAAAGCTTTGTGCTGCATTGGTGTTTTAAGTCTTTGAGCAGTCAAATGAGCCAAGCTCCCATGGATGAAACGCATGTCCTGCTAAGCCCAAACTCTAATGTGCTTGACTTGGAAGCAAGCCACTCTTTCACTGTGAGGATCCTCTTTTACTCTGTAGCCACCCGTTGCCCACTAATGACATGACCCAGGTATTTTATGTATGGTTGAGCAAATAAACATTTATTCAACTTCACATATAGTTGATTCACGACGGACCAGACAACCCGAGCCCCCCCCCTCCCGGGCCACAAATTGCACCAAAACCACCCTGACCTAGCCGATTCTATTTGCTCCTCTGCTCTCTTCTTCCTCATGTGCGCCGGTATTCTCCTAGCTCCGCCACAACGTTCCTCCAATCCGTTCTCTCCGCCACAGACATCGTCGCCGGCCCGAACACCAACACAGTACGTCCGACAACTCTCGGACTACACCTTGCCTGTTGTGTTCGACACATTGTCCGCCCGTTTTTTGTGATTTATTCATAGGCAATACGATGGAATCGGATGGTTCGTCGGACGAGGAGTATGGACTGGCAGAGGTTGATGAAATGACTCAAAATATCTTTGATTCGTCGGAATAGGACGAAGAAGCCGAGATGATGATGCTCATGAGCATCCAACAGGAAATGGACCAGGAGGTGGAGCACATTCTCAACTTCAAGTGCCCGGTCAAAGGGAGAAGAGTTATGAACCACGATAAGGTGTCTGGAGCACGGCTACTCTACAATGACTACTTTGCTCCTGACCCAACTTTCCCCGATGAACCATGGTTTCGTCACAGTTTCCATATGCGCAAACCATTGTTCTTGCGCATTATGGAGGGGGTCGAGGCACATGATGACTATTTCAAGCTCACCAGGGATTGTTGCAGTCAACTATCATTCTCTCATAAGCGGAAAATGCACGGctgctctgaggatgcttgcacttggtcCTGCCGCTGTCACAGTTGGTGAGTTGGCCCGGATGGGCGAGAGTACATGCCTAAAGACCAGCGTGAGGTTTTCCCGCGCCATGCCACGGGTGTTTGgagccaaggttgtcagaatcgcgattctgttatacgattctacgacttgcTGATACAAACTAACCCCTTTGATTCTACGATTCTAGTTCTTAGAATCtatgtttctacgatcctgatagtgaagattctacgatttgcgatcctaccatcgatgattcgatccgattcaaaatcacgattctgatAACCTTGTTTGGAGCAGAGTATCTGAGAGAGCCAAATGTGCAGGATATAGAAGGAGTTGCTGGCTACCGAAGAGGAAAGAGGTTTTCATGTATGCTCGgttcaattgattgcatgcattgaaaatggaagaactgccTCAAAGGTTTGCAAGGCATGTACCAAGATCACACCAAAGAGGCCAACATCATACTGGAAGCAatggcatcacatgacttatggacTTGGCATACTTTATTCAGAATGCCTggttctcacaacgacatcaatGTGCTTCAGCGATCTCCCATGCATGTTCAGGATACTTTGCAATGGGGAATCACCGGCGTGCAACTACACTGTCAAACGACCATGACTACAACACGGGGTACTACCTTGTCGATGGTATCTATCCTAAGTGGACGGTGTTTGTGAAGACAATGTCTGATCCCCAAGGCAACAAACAAATCTACTATGCAATAATGCGGGAAGcaactaggaaggatgtggagagggcatttggagtgctTCAAGCTCGTTGGGAAATTGTTCAAGgagctgcaatgatgtgggaatcatACACTTTGCGAcagctgatgacatgttgtgtcATTTTGCAGCATATGATTGTCGGGGACGAGGGTGATGGGGTACCCAAACCAATGACTTTGAAGCGCCTGGGTAACAAGTTCACATCTTGAAAGATCAAGATGCAGATTAGCTTATGAATTTTTTATAGATGCATTAGAATATTCAAGATCATCAGATGCACGTGCAACTATTCAATGATCTTTGTGGAGTATATGTGGACCCACAATGAAAAGCAAGAGCTAATGTTTGAATTGGGCACCTAAAATAAATTTTATGTTCGAACTATATATTTTCGCTACCAATGAACACTTATTTACGTGTGACATTCACGTGTATGATAACGTGCATGGATTTGCATGAGTTTGAGGGATTGGATTTGAGGTGTGTGGTTGTCATGCACGCCAAATGAGGGGTCGTCCAACACTGTACGGAGACGCGCCCGGACGCGCCCG encodes the following:
- the LOC123140941 gene encoding uncharacterized protein; its protein translation is MTASFGRRLRPTSAPPLDDDDLLDEILLRLPPDPSSLPRASAVCTRWRRLVSDPGFVGRFLLHHRLRPSILGCFITDQRRATVSFVPTLEAPNRLPAERFSLELGDRGRFRLLSCRHGLLLMFLPLWSKVLVWDPVTGDQHRLDIPLGFDTKKEIAGAVLRAAGAIRHFQVVLVGRDKQNIVACVYSSEAGVWSKLISTPLPNPFCYQFTSTI